From a single Papaver somniferum cultivar HN1 unplaced genomic scaffold, ASM357369v1 unplaced-scaffold_133, whole genome shotgun sequence genomic region:
- the LOC113333538 gene encoding B3 domain-containing transcription factor ABI3-like, with translation MKTMHGDGTEQNHQENEEKHDEDDRRRRRDMYEQINPSNNYENTMDWEDEVIGAEDLLHVDDTLMSYGDFPHLPDFPCISSPSSSSKSCCSSSAPPPTSSVSQRQHHGSVTCRNNSFPSSSATSSASSSASWAVGKSDHKERSAVDEKTKNQEYHENRYGNLLSTTDSMEIQQDELNRLESGDCMDVMEGFGEIGLFDTDDIWDPSCLFPYEEEEGFHQPKEDQKCLVDRETDDNDNDGDQKKNNKPSEDLALVFLEWLKSNKETISAEDLRSIKLKRSTIECAAKRLGGGKEGMKQLLKLILEWVQNNHLQKKRLKEGQASSFPSYSSQQQHQNLNPNSHEFSSFTPPESNPACFVPTANPWNVSRNPPPVVPPSTYVSDTMTSGLAVYPPPPPPPPMHNFINGDPLVLVPHFNQSPNPSSADYMFDASSHLQNWRHHQPPTPTHHFSLSSHPYSASNHHQDPHAHHLQQPPPPPPLSRSFSNYHQNQYQSCHQMFQGSNTTTSDGSLIRLGSSATKEARKKRMARQRKIFSHHQRHAQNNHQTTDLQQTRVLNDTTTHHQTLNNSANWVFWSPSPPPPTTVCGSLSPMMMVSEGPSLTVDPPLQPTQSPPNYHKHINMENRRQGCKPAEKNLKFLLQKVLKQSDVGNLWRIVLPKKEAEKYLPELEARDGISIAMEDIGTSRVWNMRYRFWPNNKSRMYLLENTGDFVRSNGLQEGDFIVIYSDIKCGKFMIRGVKVRQPGSKSEAKKSAKANRNLHANSPMCEGPSASMIKQAVA, from the exons atgaagaccatgcatgGAGATGGTACTGAACAAAATCATCAAGAGAATGAGGAaaaacatgatgaagatgatagacgaagaagaagagataTGTATGAACAAATAAATCCCAGTAATAACTATGAAAATACGATGGATTGGGAAGATGAGGTTATAGGTGCCGAAGATCTGTTGCATGTGGATGATACGTTAATGTCTTACGGAGATTTTCCACATTTACCTGATTTCCCGTGCATTTCATCTCCATCCTCATCTTCTAAatcttgttgttcttcttctgcaCCACCACCAACTTCTTCTGTGAGTCAACGTCAGCACCATGGATCAGTTACATGCAGGAATAATTCATTTCCATCATCATCAGCTACATCTTCAGCATCTTCATCGGCTTCTTGGGCAGTTGGTAAGTCGGATCATAAAGAACGTAGTGCTGTTGATGAGAAAACTAAAAACCAAGAATATCATGAAAATCGTTATGGTAACTTATTATCTACTACTGATTCAATGGAGATTCAACAAGATGAGCTTAATAGATTAGAATCTGGGGACTGCATGGATGTTATGGAAGGTTTTGGTGAAATAGGTTTGTTTGATACTGATGATATTTGGGACCCCTCTTGTTTATTTccttatgaagaagaagaagggtttcATCAACCCAAAGAAGATCAGAAGTGTTTGGTGGACAGAGAAACCGATGATAATGATAACGATGGTGATCAAAAGAAGAACAATAAGCCATCTGAAGATCTTGCTTTGGTTTTCTTGGAATGGCTAAAGTCAAACAAAGAAACAATCTCCGCTGAAGATTTGAGAAGTATTAAACTTAAAAGATCTACAATTGAATGTGCAGCTAAGAGACTTGGTGgaggaaaagaaggaatgaaaCAGCTGTTAAAACTAATACTTGAATGGGTTCAAAACAATCATCTTCAAaagaaaagattgaaagaagGCCAGGCTTCATCTTTTCCTTCTTACAGCAGTCAGCAACAGCATCAAAATcttaaccctaattctcatgagtttAGTTCATTCACTCCTCCTGAATCTAATCCTGCTTGTTTTGTACCAACTGCTAATCCATGGAATGTCTCACGAAATCCACCACCAGTAGTACCTCCATCAACTTATGTGTCTGATACAATGACATCGGGACTTGCAGTTTATCCACCACCGCCTCCTCCACCACCCATGCATAATTTCATCAATGGAGATCCTCTTGTGCTCGTTCCACATTTCAATCAAAGTCCTAACCCATCTTCAGCGGACTACATGTTTGATGCATCTTCCCATCTTCAAAATTGGCGGCATCATCAGCCACCAACACCAACACATCATTTCTCACTCTCTTCTCATCCCTACAGTGCTTCGAATCATCATCAAGATCCTCAtgctcatcatcttcaacaaccaCCGCCACCTCCACCTCTGTCGAGATCTTTCTCGAACTAccatcaaaatcagtatcaatcaTGTCATCAAATGTTTCAGGGCAGTAATACCACTACTAGTGATGGATCATTAATTAGGTTAGGTTCTTCAGCAACCAAAGAAGCAAGAAAGAAAAGAATGGCTAGACAAAGGAAGATTTTTTCTCATCATCAGAGACATGCTCAAAACAATCACCAAACAACGGACCTAcaacaaactagggttttgaatgaCACAACAACTCATCATCAAACTTTGAATAATTCAGCTAATTGGGTATTTTGGTCTCCGTCTCCACCGCCACCCACAACTGTTTGTGGTTCGTTGTCCCCGATGATGATGGTTTCGGAAGGTCCGTCACTAACTGTAGATCCACCACTGCAACCCACGCAGTCTCCTCCTAATTATCACAAACATATCAATATGGAAAACCGACGCCAA GGTTGTAAACCTGCTGAGAAGAACTTGAAGTTTCTACTTCAAAAAGTTTTGAAACAAAGTGACGTTGGTAACCTCTGGAGGATTGTTCTCCCAAAG AAAGAAGCTGAAAAGTATCTACCGGAACTTGAAGCAAGAGATGGGATCTCAATCGCTATGGAAGATATCGGAACATCACGTGTGTGGAACATGCGCTACAG ATTTTGGCCAAACAACAAGAGTAGGATGTATCTCCTAGAAAACACAG GGGATTTTGTGCGTTCCAATGGCCTGCAAGAAGGGGATTTCATTGTTATCTACTCCGACATCAAATGCGGCAAATTT ATGATTCGAGGTGTGAAAGTAAGACAACCAGGGTCTAAATCTGAAGCGAAGAAATCAGCGAAGGCTAATAGGAACCTCCATGCAAACTCCCCAATGTGTGAGGGGCCTTCTGCATCCATGATCAAGCAAGCTGTTGCTTAG